In one Spirosoma rigui genomic region, the following are encoded:
- a CDS encoding RrF2 family transcriptional regulator gives MNGRFAISMHILTLLAQADGEWLTSELIAGSISINPVLARKELSNLRNSGLVISREGKNGGSKLAKSAEQIRLSDVFMATRQGAFLGTSRNSPNPNCPVGKQINQHLNDLYREAEEALVQKLGDSTLADFSGRFS, from the coding sequence ATGAACGGACGATTCGCCATATCGATGCACATTCTGACGCTGCTGGCCCAGGCAGACGGCGAGTGGCTCACGTCCGAACTAATTGCCGGCAGTATTTCCATTAACCCCGTCCTGGCTCGAAAGGAACTCAGTAATCTGCGAAACAGCGGCCTGGTCATCAGCCGGGAAGGGAAGAACGGCGGGAGCAAGCTGGCGAAATCAGCGGAGCAGATCCGGCTGTCGGATGTGTTCATGGCCACGCGACAGGGGGCTTTTCTGGGTACGTCCCGCAACAGCCCAAACCCGAACTGTCCCGTGGGTAAGCAGATCAACCAGCACCTGAACGATCTGTACCGCGAAGCTGAAGAGGCTCTTGTTCAGAAACTGGGCGATAGTACGCTGGCTGATTTTAGCGGTCGGTTCAGCTAA
- a CDS encoding NAD(P)-dependent oxidoreductase, with protein sequence MKLALIGASGFVGSALLNESLNRGHAVTAIVRHPDKITLIHPNLTVKAGDVQDADAVARLVAGHDAVLNAFNAGWTNPNLYNDFLNGSKAIEQGTQQAGVKRLLAVGGAGSLEIAPGVQLVDTPEFPAAYKPGATAARDYLNHLRQNTTLDWTFLSPAINLTPGERTGTFRVGTDQPVFDAHGESSISVNDLAVSVLNEIEEPQFIRQRFTVGY encoded by the coding sequence ATGAAACTTGCACTCATTGGCGCATCGGGCTTTGTTGGCTCGGCCCTGCTCAACGAATCCCTCAACCGGGGCCACGCCGTAACGGCCATTGTGCGGCATCCCGACAAAATCACCCTCATCCACCCTAACCTCACCGTAAAAGCGGGCGATGTGCAGGACGCCGACGCCGTTGCCCGGTTAGTAGCCGGCCACGATGCCGTGCTGAACGCATTTAATGCGGGCTGGACGAATCCCAACCTGTACAACGATTTCCTGAACGGCTCAAAAGCCATTGAGCAAGGCACGCAGCAGGCGGGCGTTAAGCGGCTGCTCGCAGTAGGGGGCGCCGGTAGCCTGGAAATAGCGCCCGGTGTTCAGCTCGTCGACACCCCGGAATTTCCGGCGGCTTACAAACCCGGTGCTACGGCGGCTCGTGACTACCTCAATCACCTCCGCCAGAACACAACACTAGACTGGACATTCCTGAGTCCCGCCATCAATCTGACCCCCGGTGAGCGTACGGGCACCTTTCGGGTAGGTACCGATCAGCCCGTCTTCGATGCACACGGTGAATCATCCATTTCGGTCAATGACCTGGCCGTATCCGTTCTGAACGAGATCGAAGAACCGCAGTTTATCCGGCAGCGATTCACGGTAGGCTATTAA
- a CDS encoding zinc-dependent alcohol dehydrogenase gives MPDKPTSMRAGVLTAPRSLDLQPRPVPEPGPGEVRIRMKAVGICGSDVSLFQGHRPDLSFPLILGHEGIGYIDKTGPEVRHLRPGDRVVIEPNYPCGHCAYCWQGRSNICENKRIIGVLETGCFADYAVVPASFAWRLPDTITDDDAVVIEPTAVALHTLYTSPARPGDTIAVIGLGAIGLLVTHLAQRMGYTVLAYDRVPEKVAQAQAFGAIPMAAVATTAQLSASWKEARVHTVFECAGAAAALSMAVEAAPRGAHVVVAGLSDKPSTVTEFGMNRQGITLLTSIIYQHPVDFRRTIELIASGFLKPGRIISARKPFDELASALDMACGGTHTKIVLTVALAPTR, from the coding sequence ATGCCAGACAAACCGACTTCGATGCGGGCGGGGGTACTAACCGCGCCCCGGTCGCTTGACCTACAACCGCGTCCGGTACCCGAACCCGGCCCCGGCGAGGTCCGCATCCGAATGAAGGCCGTGGGTATCTGCGGCTCCGACGTATCGCTGTTTCAGGGGCACCGCCCCGACCTGTCGTTTCCGCTGATCCTGGGTCACGAAGGGATTGGCTATATCGATAAAACCGGGCCGGAGGTAAGGCACCTCCGGCCCGGCGACCGGGTGGTTATTGAACCCAACTATCCGTGCGGGCACTGTGCCTACTGCTGGCAGGGGCGAAGCAACATCTGCGAAAACAAACGCATCATCGGGGTGCTGGAAACCGGGTGCTTTGCCGACTATGCCGTCGTACCGGCGTCCTTTGCGTGGCGGCTTCCCGACACCATTACCGACGATGACGCCGTCGTGATCGAACCCACGGCTGTAGCGCTGCACACGCTGTATACCTCACCCGCCCGACCCGGCGACACGATTGCCGTGATCGGGCTGGGGGCGATTGGCTTACTGGTCACGCACCTGGCGCAACGAATGGGGTATACCGTGCTGGCCTATGACCGGGTACCGGAGAAGGTGGCGCAGGCGCAGGCGTTCGGTGCGATTCCAATGGCTGCTGTGGCAACGACGGCGCAACTGTCCGCCAGCTGGAAGGAAGCCCGGGTGCACACCGTTTTCGAATGTGCGGGGGCGGCCGCAGCGCTGTCGATGGCCGTTGAAGCCGCCCCCCGGGGTGCCCACGTAGTAGTCGCGGGTTTATCGGACAAGCCCAGTACCGTCACGGAATTTGGAATGAACCGGCAGGGGATCACCCTGCTTACGTCGATCATCTACCAGCATCCCGTCGATTTCCGGCGGACAATCGAGCTTATTGCCAGCGGTTTTCTGAAGCCGGGCCGCATTATCTCCGCCCGGAAACCATTCGATGAGCTGGCTTCGGCTCTGGATATGGCTTGTGGTGGTACGCATACCAAAATAGTACTTACCGTGGCGCTCGCGCCCACCCGTTAA
- a CDS encoding MFS transporter, giving the protein MHHNYRWRIIALLFLATTINYVDRQALSFVMTDAGFKRTLLGLSPDAILTEDNLNRFRIQMGLIDSAFKAAYAIGFLLIGWLIDRVGTKKGFSIGIGVWSVASIAAGLVSTVGQFTLVRAVLGLGEAANFPSAMKAIAEWFPKRERSTATGILNAGSNMGVITTALLVPYLMTQFGWRGAFLVSAVLGVLMLVIWLVSYSKPTETPGVSNQEYQYIIEGRSAADTVAQRSRFGWSQLIRYRQTWAFGFGKIFADPVWFFYLTWLPDFLMTNNQLDRKLDLKNFGIPFLIIYVVSDLGSVFFGWMATTLMKNGWTENRARKVTMLICALSVTPIYLIPSIHSFVGVVALLALATAAHQGWSTNVYAMATTLFPSGSVATSTGIGGFLGSLTSMAVAAATGYIVATFGYTPMFIFASCSYLIGLAVIHLVLPALRPVELTAEQLTATH; this is encoded by the coding sequence ATGCATCACAATTACCGGTGGCGAATTATTGCGCTGCTTTTCCTGGCAACGACGATCAACTACGTAGACCGGCAGGCGCTGTCGTTCGTCATGACCGATGCCGGGTTCAAACGAACGCTGCTGGGCCTGTCGCCCGACGCGATCCTGACGGAGGACAACCTGAACCGTTTCCGGATTCAGATGGGACTGATCGATTCGGCTTTTAAAGCAGCTTACGCCATTGGCTTTCTGCTCATCGGCTGGCTCATTGACCGGGTAGGCACGAAGAAAGGGTTTTCCATCGGCATTGGCGTGTGGAGTGTGGCCAGCATTGCCGCCGGGCTGGTATCGACGGTGGGGCAGTTCACGCTGGTCCGGGCCGTGCTGGGGCTGGGCGAAGCAGCTAACTTCCCGTCGGCCATGAAAGCCATTGCCGAGTGGTTCCCCAAACGGGAACGCTCCACGGCCACCGGCATCCTGAACGCGGGGTCCAACATGGGCGTGATCACAACGGCCCTGCTGGTGCCTTACCTGATGACGCAGTTTGGGTGGCGGGGTGCTTTTCTGGTGTCGGCGGTGCTGGGTGTGCTGATGCTCGTGATCTGGCTGGTGAGCTATTCAAAGCCCACCGAGACCCCCGGCGTTTCGAATCAGGAATACCAATACATTATTGAAGGGCGGAGCGCAGCCGACACCGTAGCGCAGAGAAGCCGCTTCGGCTGGTCGCAGCTGATCCGGTACCGGCAAACGTGGGCGTTCGGCTTTGGCAAGATCTTCGCCGATCCCGTCTGGTTCTTTTACCTGACCTGGCTGCCCGACTTTCTGATGACCAATAACCAACTCGACCGGAAGCTGGACCTCAAGAATTTCGGCATTCCGTTTCTCATCATCTACGTCGTCTCCGATCTGGGCAGCGTGTTCTTCGGCTGGATGGCGACAACGTTGATGAAAAATGGCTGGACCGAAAACCGGGCGCGTAAGGTAACCATGCTCATCTGCGCGCTGTCGGTTACGCCCATTTACCTGATTCCATCCATCCACAGCTTTGTAGGCGTGGTCGCGTTGCTGGCCCTCGCTACGGCGGCTCACCAGGGGTGGTCGACCAACGTTTATGCCATGGCTACTACGCTGTTTCCCAGCGGATCGGTTGCTACGTCAACGGGGATTGGCGGATTTCTGGGGAGCCTTACCAGTATGGCCGTTGCGGCCGCTACGGGTTATATCGTGGCAACGTTTGGCTACACGCCCATGTTTATTTTTGCCAGTTGCTCTTACCTCATCGGCCTGGCCGTTATTCACCTGGTCTTGCCGGCTCTGCGCCCTGTTGAACTGACGGCGGAGCAACTGACCGCTACGCACTAA
- a CDS encoding ribosomal maturation YjgA family protein gives MQHPRRNRILYGLLTLVVVVLGVGSRRFFGDVSFIRTYVGDALWALMVFFGIAFFFTRTAVRAVALAAILFSVGIELSQLYHASWIDSLRATRLGGLVLGFGFLWSDILCYGVGIACGVIIDTALTTGRYQARESRLADDRAG, from the coding sequence ATGCAACATCCCCGGCGCAACCGCATTCTGTATGGTCTGCTCACACTGGTAGTGGTGGTGCTTGGCGTGGGATCAAGGCGTTTTTTTGGCGATGTTTCGTTCATCAGAACGTATGTAGGCGACGCTTTGTGGGCCCTGATGGTTTTTTTTGGCATAGCCTTTTTCTTTACCCGGACGGCGGTCAGGGCGGTTGCGCTGGCCGCCATCCTGTTCTCGGTGGGTATCGAATTGAGCCAACTGTACCATGCTTCCTGGATCGACAGCCTGCGGGCTACCCGGCTGGGCGGTCTGGTGCTTGGGTTTGGCTTCTTGTGGAGCGACATCCTGTGTTATGGCGTAGGTATTGCCTGTGGCGTGATTATCGATACTGCGCTGACAACCGGTCGTTACCAAGCCCGCGAAAGCAGACTGGCTGATGACCGCGCCGGGTAG
- a CDS encoding glycerophosphodiester phosphodiesterase family protein, which yields MIKKHVLLVGLALCVGACSPKATPKGPSGKAYEYFSYKPGQPVKISVHRGGGDLPGYPENCIESFAHMAKNLGTATRPVIIECDIDLTKDSVMVMMHDATLDRTTTGTGKLIEKNYAELSQYRLEDNLGNATPYKIPTLEEVLRWGRKKATFTLDVKRNVSFASVVDMIHKTGADDYVAVITYNAQDAAKLNKLDPNLMISVTIRNRAEYDRLHELGVPDNRMVAFVGVKEPDAELYKFLHDKGIACILGTLGNLDKQAAARGNQVYKTFADNGADIMSTDRPFDIAGALYK from the coding sequence ATGATCAAAAAACACGTGTTGCTGGTTGGTCTGGCCTTGTGCGTCGGGGCCTGTTCGCCCAAAGCAACCCCCAAAGGCCCGTCGGGTAAAGCTTATGAGTACTTCAGCTACAAACCCGGCCAGCCGGTAAAAATCTCCGTCCATCGGGGTGGGGGCGATTTGCCCGGATACCCGGAAAACTGCATCGAATCGTTCGCGCACATGGCCAAAAACCTGGGGACGGCTACCCGACCTGTTATCATCGAGTGCGACATTGACCTGACCAAAGACAGCGTGATGGTGATGATGCACGACGCAACACTGGACCGGACCACCACCGGTACCGGCAAACTCATCGAGAAAAACTACGCCGAACTGAGTCAGTACCGGCTGGAGGATAACCTGGGCAACGCAACGCCCTACAAAATTCCGACGCTGGAAGAGGTGCTGCGCTGGGGCCGCAAAAAAGCAACGTTTACACTCGACGTGAAGCGCAATGTGTCCTTCGCCAGCGTGGTCGACATGATCCATAAGACGGGGGCCGACGACTACGTTGCCGTTATTACCTACAATGCGCAGGATGCGGCCAAACTTAACAAGCTCGACCCGAACCTGATGATTTCGGTAACCATCCGCAACCGGGCGGAGTACGACCGCCTGCACGAACTGGGCGTTCCCGATAACCGGATGGTGGCGTTCGTGGGCGTGAAAGAGCCCGACGCTGAGCTGTACAAATTCCTGCACGACAAGGGAATAGCCTGCATCCTGGGTACGCTGGGCAACCTCGACAAACAGGCTGCCGCCCGGGGCAATCAGGTTTACAAAACCTTCGCCGACAACGGAGCGGATATCATGAGTACCGACCGCCCATTCGACATTGCGGGAGCTCTTTACAAATAG
- a CDS encoding LLM class flavin-dependent oxidoreductase: MIPFSILDLSPIVEGNTPTQALRNTLNLAQHAEQLGFNRYWLAEHHNMPGIASAATSVVIGYVAGGTNSIRVGSGGIMLPNHSPLLIAEQFGTLESLYPGRIDLGLGRAPGADQATARALRRDMNGADTFPQDVVELQHYFQPDDTNQFIQAVPGTGLNIPIWILGSSLYGAQLAAMLGLPYAFASHFAPAELLRALHVYRTHFKPSAQLPEPYAMVAVNVVAADTDREAERLFTSVQQQFLYIRRGKARQMQPPVDDLRASWPENELAAMDPMLRCSAVGSPDSIQRGLASFIEQTQANELIISAPIFDHQARKHSLTLTAQVRDALAAQVPESMAV, encoded by the coding sequence ATGATTCCCTTTTCAATTCTTGATTTATCGCCCATCGTGGAAGGCAACACCCCCACCCAGGCGCTTCGCAATACATTAAACCTGGCCCAACACGCTGAGCAGTTAGGCTTTAACCGCTACTGGCTGGCCGAGCATCACAACATGCCGGGTATTGCCAGCGCGGCAACGTCGGTCGTGATTGGCTACGTAGCGGGCGGCACCAACTCCATCCGGGTCGGTTCCGGCGGCATCATGCTGCCCAACCACTCGCCCCTGCTCATTGCGGAACAGTTCGGTACGCTGGAATCACTCTACCCCGGCCGGATCGACCTGGGCCTGGGTCGCGCACCGGGCGCTGACCAGGCGACGGCGCGCGCCCTGCGCCGGGATATGAACGGGGCCGACACCTTCCCGCAGGACGTTGTCGAGTTACAGCATTACTTCCAGCCCGACGACACGAATCAGTTCATTCAGGCGGTGCCCGGTACGGGGCTGAACATACCCATCTGGATTCTGGGGTCTAGTCTTTACGGGGCGCAGCTGGCTGCCATGCTTGGCCTGCCCTATGCCTTCGCGTCGCACTTTGCGCCTGCCGAGCTCCTGCGGGCGCTGCATGTATACCGGACGCACTTCAAACCATCGGCTCAGTTGCCGGAGCCGTATGCCATGGTAGCCGTCAACGTAGTGGCCGCCGATACCGACCGGGAAGCCGAGCGGCTGTTCACGTCGGTTCAGCAGCAGTTTTTGTACATCCGGCGCGGTAAAGCCCGGCAGATGCAGCCCCCCGTCGATGACCTCCGGGCCAGCTGGCCGGAGAATGAACTGGCCGCCATGGACCCCATGCTCCGTTGTTCGGCGGTGGGTTCGCCCGATTCCATCCAGCGCGGTCTGGCCAGTTTCATCGAGCAGACCCAGGCCAACGAACTGATCATTTCGGCACCCATCTTCGACCACCAGGCCCGGAAGCATTCCCTCACGCTTACCGCGCAGGTACGGGATGCGCTGGCCGCTCAGGTACCGGAGAGCATGGCGGTGTAG
- the leuS gene encoding leucine--tRNA ligase → MADYNHRETEKKWQDFWETNQTYQPALHTAKPKYYVLDMFPYPSGAGLHVGHPLGYIASDIVARYKRLKGYNVLHPMGFDSFGLPAEQYAIQTGQHPAVTTEANLTRYIEQLKNIGFSYDWTREVRTSDPSYYKWTQWIFMELFRSWYNRDTNRAEPIETLLDKFATNGTTDVNAVCDENAPTFTAAEWNALSKDESYAITLHYRLTYLADAVVNWCPALGTVLANDEVKDGVSERGGYPVEQKLMRQWMMRISAYADRLLTGLDTIDWTESIKEQQRNWIGKSVGASVKFPLASAGTSSGTSAFIEVFTTRVDTIYGVTFMVLAPEHELVPGLTTPEQRDAVEAYVQAAKLRSERDRMADTKAVSGVFTGSYCVNPLNDEKVPIFLADYVLAGYGTGAVMAVPSGDQRDWTFAKHFDLPIIPVLDAQKDMEQQADNTKEGQYINSGIINGMTYKEATATLIAWLEERGLGRGKVNFRMRDAVFSRQRYWGEPVPVYFKETGSAGRLPYLIDEADLPLELPAVDKYLPTESGEPPLGRAEGWRYQGGYDYELSTMPGWAGSSWYWYRYMDPKNEAAFASKEAISYWQNVDLYIGGTEHATGHLLYSRFWNKFLYDRGYVPQDEPFKKLINQGMIQGRSNFVYRVAGTGREGTPAVFLSLNQINGREVTPLHVDVNIVENDVLDIEAFKKSRPDLTENAEFILEPDGRYVVGNEVEKMSKSKFNVVNPDMIVERYGADVLRLYEMFLGPLEQAKPWNTNGIDGVYRFIRKFWRLFYKDAPAGAVEAGGGTWIVTDEQPTPAELKVLHKTIQKTENDIEGYSFNTSVSSFMICVNELAALNCHKRAILKDLVLLVSPYAPHIAEELWAALGHEPGSLSYAAFPTFNPSFLVEDAFEYPIQINGKVRTTISFAVDRAASEIEREVLADETVQKWLEGKSPKKVVVVPKRIVNVVV, encoded by the coding sequence ATGGCCGACTACAATCACCGCGAGACCGAGAAGAAATGGCAGGATTTCTGGGAAACGAACCAGACATACCAGCCCGCCCTGCACACCGCTAAACCCAAGTACTACGTCCTCGATATGTTTCCTTATCCATCGGGGGCGGGGCTGCACGTTGGGCACCCACTGGGCTACATCGCGTCGGACATCGTGGCCCGCTACAAACGGCTGAAAGGCTATAACGTGCTGCACCCGATGGGGTTCGACTCCTTCGGCTTGCCCGCCGAACAGTATGCTATTCAGACGGGGCAGCACCCGGCCGTAACGACCGAGGCCAACCTGACCCGCTACATTGAGCAGTTGAAAAATATTGGGTTCAGCTACGATTGGACGCGTGAGGTACGTACATCCGATCCGTCCTACTACAAGTGGACGCAGTGGATCTTCATGGAACTGTTCCGGTCGTGGTATAACAGGGACACCAACCGGGCCGAGCCCATTGAAACCCTGCTGGATAAATTTGCCACGAACGGCACCACCGATGTAAACGCCGTGTGCGACGAAAACGCGCCGACCTTCACAGCCGCCGAGTGGAACGCCCTGTCGAAAGACGAATCCTATGCCATTACGCTGCATTACCGCCTGACCTACCTCGCCGATGCAGTCGTCAACTGGTGCCCGGCGCTGGGGACGGTGCTTGCCAACGATGAAGTGAAAGATGGGGTATCGGAGCGGGGTGGCTACCCCGTCGAACAGAAACTGATGCGCCAGTGGATGATGCGGATCAGCGCCTATGCCGACCGGCTGCTGACGGGGCTGGACACCATCGACTGGACGGAGTCCATCAAAGAGCAACAGCGCAACTGGATCGGCAAGAGCGTAGGTGCATCGGTCAAGTTCCCGCTGGCATCGGCAGGGACTTCCTCCGGCACATCCGCCTTCATCGAGGTCTTTACGACCCGCGTCGACACCATCTACGGGGTTACGTTCATGGTGCTGGCCCCCGAACATGAGCTGGTGCCAGGACTGACAACACCCGAACAGCGCGACGCGGTGGAAGCCTACGTCCAGGCCGCCAAACTCCGCTCCGAGCGCGACCGGATGGCCGATACGAAAGCCGTCTCGGGCGTGTTCACGGGTAGTTACTGCGTCAATCCGCTGAACGACGAAAAGGTGCCGATCTTCCTGGCCGACTACGTACTGGCGGGTTATGGTACCGGCGCGGTCATGGCCGTGCCATCCGGTGACCAGCGCGACTGGACGTTTGCAAAACACTTCGATCTGCCCATCATTCCGGTGCTGGACGCGCAGAAAGATATGGAACAGCAGGCCGATAACACCAAAGAAGGACAGTACATCAACTCGGGTATTATCAACGGCATGACCTATAAAGAGGCCACCGCTACGTTGATTGCCTGGCTGGAGGAACGAGGGTTAGGCCGGGGGAAAGTGAATTTCCGGATGCGGGATGCCGTATTCAGCCGCCAGCGCTACTGGGGCGAACCCGTGCCGGTCTACTTCAAAGAGACGGGTTCGGCGGGACGCCTGCCGTACCTGATCGACGAAGCCGATCTCCCGCTGGAACTACCCGCCGTGGATAAATACCTGCCCACCGAATCCGGCGAACCACCCCTGGGCCGGGCCGAGGGATGGCGTTATCAGGGGGGCTATGACTACGAACTGAGCACCATGCCCGGCTGGGCGGGCTCGTCGTGGTACTGGTACCGGTATATGGACCCGAAAAACGAGGCTGCCTTTGCCAGCAAAGAAGCCATCAGCTACTGGCAGAACGTCGATCTGTATATTGGCGGTACCGAACATGCCACGGGCCACCTGCTCTACAGCCGTTTCTGGAACAAGTTTCTCTATGACCGGGGCTACGTGCCGCAGGATGAGCCGTTCAAAAAGCTCATCAACCAGGGCATGATTCAGGGCCGGTCCAACTTCGTATATCGCGTGGCAGGAACGGGACGCGAAGGTACCCCCGCCGTTTTCCTGTCGTTGAACCAGATCAACGGGCGCGAGGTGACGCCCCTGCACGTCGACGTGAACATCGTTGAAAACGATGTGCTGGATATCGAAGCATTTAAAAAATCGCGCCCGGACCTGACAGAAAATGCCGAGTTTATCCTGGAGCCGGATGGGCGGTATGTGGTCGGGAACGAGGTGGAGAAAATGTCAAAGTCGAAATTCAACGTCGTCAACCCCGACATGATCGTTGAGCGCTACGGGGCCGACGTGCTGCGTTTGTACGAGATGTTCCTCGGACCCCTCGAACAGGCCAAACCCTGGAACACCAACGGCATCGATGGTGTGTACCGGTTCATTCGGAAGTTCTGGCGGTTGTTCTACAAGGATGCCCCGGCTGGCGCCGTGGAAGCGGGGGGGGGTACCTGGATCGTCACCGATGAGCAGCCGACACCCGCTGAGCTGAAGGTACTGCACAAGACCATTCAGAAAACGGAGAATGATATCGAAGGATACTCGTTCAATACGTCGGTCAGTTCATTTATGATCTGCGTGAACGAGCTGGCCGCGCTCAACTGCCACAAACGGGCCATTCTGAAAGACCTGGTCCTGCTGGTGTCGCCCTATGCGCCCCACATTGCCGAAGAACTCTGGGCCGCGCTGGGCCACGAGCCGGGGAGCCTGTCCTACGCGGCCTTCCCGACATTCAACCCCAGCTTTCTGGTCGAAGATGCGTTCGAGTATCCCATCCAGATTAACGGAAAGGTGCGTACCACGATCAGCTTTGCCGTTGACCGCGCAGCCAGCGAGATCGAGCGCGAGGTGCTGGCCGACGAAACAGTGCAGAAATGGCTCGAAGGCAAATCGCCCAAGAAAGTCGTTGTGGTACCAAAACGAATTGTGAACGTCGTAGTGTAA
- a CDS encoding S8 family peptidase — translation MRRFFSRTTFTYAALAGLGLFGCQTDRDVEPTFTADCLVKASAMNGQTVAGAYIITFQPDQSLPTAPNGRVRAVQLGVDRLLTRHRITDEKAELLSTGEQTSFLAHIAASQAAELSQDTSVVLVEPDRIMSICNCVDVAAPTTLLWNVQQTGFGRGDIQANKTVWVVDTGIDLDHPDLNVDVARSRSFVSDVTSADDQNGHGTHVAGIIGAKNNGIGVTGIASGAPLVALKVLNQLGEGRLSGIIQAVNYVRQTGRAGDVVNLSLGGEGISTTLENAIRQAANAGILFAIAAGNEGQNADTSTPARVNHPNVFTVSAMDRTNKFASFSNFGSSIDVCAYGVRITSTYKDGKYATLSGTSMAAPHVAGLLFIRGSKLPTHGFVTGDPDGTPDPMAGE, via the coding sequence ATGCGCCGTTTTTTCTCCCGCACGACATTTACGTATGCCGCCCTGGCCGGGCTGGGTCTGTTTGGCTGCCAGACCGACCGGGACGTTGAGCCAACGTTTACCGCCGACTGTCTGGTCAAAGCGTCGGCCATGAACGGGCAGACCGTTGCCGGTGCCTACATCATTACGTTCCAGCCCGACCAGTCGCTGCCCACGGCTCCCAATGGCCGCGTTCGTGCGGTCCAGCTCGGGGTAGACCGGCTGCTGACCCGCCATCGCATCACCGATGAAAAAGCGGAATTGCTGTCGACCGGCGAACAAACGAGTTTTCTGGCGCATATAGCTGCCAGCCAGGCTGCTGAACTCAGTCAGGATACATCCGTTGTACTCGTCGAACCCGACCGGATCATGTCGATCTGCAATTGTGTTGATGTGGCGGCCCCTACCACGTTGCTCTGGAATGTTCAGCAAACCGGTTTCGGACGCGGGGACATCCAGGCGAACAAGACAGTCTGGGTGGTTGATACGGGCATCGACCTCGACCATCCCGACCTCAATGTCGACGTAGCCCGGAGCCGTTCGTTTGTGTCTGATGTTACATCCGCCGACGATCAGAACGGGCATGGCACGCACGTAGCGGGCATTATCGGTGCTAAAAACAACGGCATCGGCGTTACGGGCATAGCGTCGGGCGCTCCGCTGGTTGCCCTCAAAGTGCTGAACCAACTGGGCGAAGGGCGGCTGTCGGGGATTATCCAGGCGGTGAACTACGTCCGGCAGACTGGCCGGGCGGGCGACGTAGTGAACCTGAGTCTGGGTGGAGAAGGCATCTCGACAACGCTGGAAAACGCCATCCGTCAGGCGGCCAATGCGGGAATCCTGTTTGCCATCGCGGCCGGCAATGAGGGACAAAACGCCGACACGTCGACGCCGGCGCGGGTGAACCACCCGAACGTGTTCACCGTCTCGGCCATGGACCGAACGAACAAATTCGCCAGCTTTTCCAATTTTGGCAGCAGCATCGATGTCTGCGCCTACGGGGTGCGCATTACGTCGACGTACAAAGACGGTAAATACGCCACGCTCAGCGGCACCAGCATGGCGGCTCCCCACGTAGCTGGTCTCCTGTTCATCCGCGGCAGCAAACTCCCCACCCACGGCTTCGTCACCGGCGACCCCGATGGCACACCCGACCCGATGGCGGGCGAGTAA